The sequence below is a genomic window from Nakaseomyces glabratus chromosome F, complete sequence.
CTCTTGAAAATATCTCATGTAATTAATTTGACATTCGAGATGAACAAGAACAGATAATTACAACATCCCTGTTCTAATTTGTATCAGCGATGGCATTACTTCGCTTTCCAAATTTTATTCGGGAGAAAACTAGAAAACTTGTCATCCATAATGCCTGATTACAACATATCCGGTATGTAAGCGCCTAAGTTTTGGCTTTTGGACATAGCGAAATAGTGTTTTAGATACGGATCGACAAGAGCCTACAGACTTTCGACTTAGCAATCAGTCAGGCAAGTGTAGcttttgaaattaataCGTACTCCTACTACGGATATCGCGATCTGTGTATGTTACCTTGTAGTGCAATAACTTATACGTTACTAAACAAATGCGCCAGTGCTGCATTCAAGGTCAAGCAAAATATGCAGTAATATGACATTAGGATGGAATAGCAAAATACCGTGTGTTCGTTGTTCATTCAACGACATAATGAAGTCCAATAACTAGGTTGAAGTGTTGGACAGAGGGCACACGATTAAAACACTTGTTACCGTGTTCTTtgcctttttttctttttttattctatttttcttaGAGAAATATCACTTTGCTTGAATTTTTATTGCCTCGGCACTCAATCTCCGTAGGGAAACTTCCGAGAAAATCCAATGATAAGGAATGCTAACAGAAAAATCTGCTATGTCTATTATGTGGGATGTAATTACTAGTGTTCGCATCAGCAATAACTTCTCCTTAGGttcttttggaaaaaattTTGGTCAACTGAATGCCCGCAACAAATAATATGGAATTCCGAATTAGTTTAGAATGCAGTGTGAATAATGGGCGTACCGATTTAAGGCAGGAACAAAATTACTATCCACTTCTTACCCCTCAAGGGCATATTGATGTTGTCTCATCCCATTGTTCTCATGATTCTGTTGATTATTCATTTGTCTGCAGTCACTGCCTGCCCAAATTATTTGGCCGACGATTGAACGACAACGGCAATGAAGTCTTTTCCTTCAAAACTGGATGAAAATTACACATGAAATAATTTTGGCACTCCTGCAGCAATTAACAGATATACGCATAACAGATTTTCACCAGATGaagtattttctttttttcttatagAAAAGAGAATCAATAGTCTAATGAGCAATAATGCTTTACTATATGGTGAGAGTAGCTATAAGTTTGAgcaataaataattatagGGTGCAATACAATTTAGAGAGCGCAATTCTAATTCATCTACTTTTGagtattatattttatgaagGAAGTTAGTGGCACTCAATAATCGAAAATACTATATAAACTGTTCGAAATTCAAGTTTAGACAGCCACTTTGAATTAATAGATACTCATCCTCTATCTATAAATACTGTCCAGgtaatatatcaaataccTTTACACACATATTAGTCGAGAGAATCACAAAAGAGTATcgattttgatttctacCTTTTGAGCTAGCACTTGACATATTGCTCTATTACTTATTGTTTGGAATTGAGTATTATTTCACATCGTTAGAATTAAACTAGGATGGGTAAGGTTGGTGAGTTTTTTGGACACCCTGGTAGACGACCTATGTTTCGTCATAGAGCAAATATCCCAGTTATTAAGAGCGATTGTGAGTACGAAGAGTCATGCAATGAAAAGAATGACCCAAAAAATGATGAGACCATCTGCAGAGTTGATTCCTTTAATAATTCTAGCTCTGACTCCTCATTAAATGATGTCCACTTGCAAGATGATGGTAACATTTTAACTACACATAATTTTACTGGTTTGTCAACAAGTCGTACAGATAAAGTTTTGGATTGGATGGTAATGGTTGCTGGGTCACAgtttatgttttttttaatttggATTATTCTTATTATCTGGATCGTCACtggtattatatataatggTCCCTTCAATTGGCAAGTTGTAATGCAAGATGGTCAATCCATTCAATGTTACGTATGGGATACTTTATTAATGAGACAACAACTAAATAGTACACATGAACAAATCCTAATAATAAGTGATATTAGATCCCGTTTAGCTTCATTTTCTGGTTTTTTTGAAAGGTTGAGTTTTGCTTGTATAAAAGGCTCGAAAGAATCAGATGTTGATACGACCGCTCAAGGTGTTGACGAAAGCTCCAACAAAAGCGACATTAATTGTGACTGCGAAGATAAAAATGAGACCACAGAGTTTATCAAAACTGGTGAATTACCAGTGGAGAATTGGTATGATAATCTGTGTACAAAAGCTTCATATATTATTGGAAGTATACCCATGATGATAGCATTTTGGTTGGGTGTCATGGTTTGGATAGTTTGTGGTATTATTCCCAAGGATGCTGGTAATTCTCCACCATTCACTGGTGAAACAACTGGTAGTAAtccaaaattgaaaaagtttAGTGATACATGGCAGATGTATATTAACACCGCAGTTGCAGTATCTCTTCTTATCTGTTCGACATTTCTCCAAAACATTAGAGCTCGTCACGATAAATTCATTGctaaatttttattacaaATATATGACCTAGAGCATGAAATTGATACAAAACTGAGAACAGCGTTGAATGACTATGACACGTTACATCCAATTATTGAGGTTGCTCCAGTTAAGCGCTCTAAACTGGAGGTTATTATCGACTGGTATGCTGACGTTATTGGTACTGGTATCGGTGTTGTGGTAGCTATTATCGTATTTGGTGTATGGATTGGAATTGGTCAGCCTTTGCATTGGAATGATAACTGGTGGTTAATCATTGGTACTTACACCGGTTTAGTGGGATTTTTAGATGGCTATATCATTAGACAagtttatttcaaaatcattCAGCATGAAGAAAACAACTTTCAAATGCTTGCTGACGAAGATATGGCTTTATTCCAAAGGTATAACATACCATGTGAGGATGAATACTTTGGAATCAAGGGCCCAGTGAAAATGAATtggaatttgaaaatttctACGTATATAAATTATCTTTGCGCAAGTCAATGGAGTGTAGTTTGTTCGGTGCTAATTATTTTGGGTTTGATTGGAGCAGCATCAGGCTTAAAATGGAGCACCACAGGTCAACTGATAGCTAATACACCCACCATGATTATAGAGGAGTTCTTTTTGATTGTGTTGATCCAGGCACACAACGAAGCTGatcttgaaagaagaaaggaGGTTACAGCTTTATATATGCGAAGAAAGTTACTACTAAACTATGTTAAAAAAGAGTTAGGTATTTCCCACTAATCTGCCATAATCGTTGGTAGCTTACAAGTGTACTGATGCTGGCACAGAATGAGTTCTTCTTTtatgttatatatattccgTTATTAATAGTTTATAGAGTTAAAGGACAGTTTTAATAAAAGAAACACAGGAAATAATACAGTCTGTTCAATTCTTTAATTACTTCATTGTTAATTCACTTATCGCTCAGTCTAACAGGTAGATGTTTGTAATTACAATGGAAATTCAGAAAGGAAATCCAGTAAAAGAGGCTGCTTATTAAGCTTCTCACAAAGACGAATTGCTATATACGATAAGCTCAATAGAGGCAGACACACATATAGACAACAAATTAATAActttaaaattgaaatgtAGCTTTTCATAAGAAACAAGGAAATACatcaaaacataaaatagTAGATATTTAGAAATAAACTCATTATAACAGGTTAATAGCGATAGCGTCATTTATGATGTCAATACTTGATACGAAAGTTTATTGACTCCTAAGAGTTCCAAAACTCCGTGAGGCTAAAGAAAGCTGATAGGGGAATAATGCAATGGAAAGGAAAAGTCAATGGTGCActtattttcctttttgatTACATAATATTAATGAGTATCCATGGTATCagttttcaaatataaGTGCTCTGGATTAAGATACACTGACTAGCAATGAACGGGTGATAGGTCAGAAAGCAGAAATGGAATATTGATGATACCGAGATTAACAAAAGTTTGACAACTGAATAATTGAGATTTCAAACGTTAAAGAGTATCACAGCGGTCAACACTATGAGATAACAATTAAAAACCACAGGTTGTGATCTGTCTTCAAATTAAACAGGATATTGGAAATTTTTGACCTTTGAGCCATCATTACCGAACTCCTTGAACCAGTCCATGGTGCCGTTTTTGATCTTTCTATTTAAGTGCAATAAGTATAACCTCATAAGAACAGCACAACAAATTGAGGCAGCGATAAATCCACAGTTACTGGAGAACGCAATAACATACCTTGGGGCATTAGATAGTGGGTACAGGTATGCATTCCAAATTGATGTTGAGTTACATACACAGTTCATGACGGACAAAGCGATAGCTCTCTTCAATGGGGGTCTTGGGACCGACGACGACATCcatgaaataataattgtaTAGGAACAGTAAAGACCGGTTGGCATCAAACACATAGCAAAATATCTGGCTCCAGTATTTAGTGTTGATACAGCAATAATAAATGCGGCCAGAGCAATAAAAAGTGGGCAAACAATGTGCCAAAATCTTTCACCAGTCCTGTCCGAGTGCCATGACCATCCAAATGTGGTGATAATAGCGATTAGATAAGGTGGTGCAGTCAAACACAAAGTTTTGATTCTGCCGTAGTTCAAAGTCTTCACAACAGAAGGGAAGAAATTGGTAACACCAGCTGCAGCAACCAAGAATGTCAAACAGCCAGTTAATAGCCAAACCTTCGTGTCTGTCAAAGCTAACTTCAACGCATACCAGAAAGAATTGTGTCCGGATTCACCCAGCATTTCCTTATCCGAGTCTGAATCACCAACTTCCATTCTCAACTTCCACATAACAAGATCACGCTCGGTTTCAGTCAAGAACTTGGAGTTGTCCGGGTTGTCTGGTAAAATGAAATATGCTAATGGGACTGTTCCAACTGTGATAGCACCCTCAATAATAAAgcaccatctccaagctCTTAAGCCACGAGTACCGTCCATATGTTCAATGATACCAGCAGATATCAACCCTGAGAAAGCACCAGAGATTAGCGAGCCTGAGTATAGGATGGAGTTTCTAAGACCAAGCTCCTTTTTGGTGTACCAACAAgataaataatacaaaCTGCATCCAAAGAAACCTGATTCAACAAAACCTAAAATAACTCTTATAGCTAAGAGACCACCATAAGATTGGACTGCACCAGTACAAGTAGAAACTATACCCCACGCAGTCATAATGACGGATAAGAACACAGAAGGTCTGCCTAATCTGTTTAAGATAATGTTACAAGGTATTTGCATCGTAATGTAACCAACAaacaaaatagaaatagCAGTTTGATATTGTTGTGAAGATAAGTGCAGGTCTTCTTCTAAACCACCCAATCTTGCGGAAGCAATGTTGGATCTATCCAAGTAgttacaaatataaatcCAACATAACATAATAAGGATTCTTAGAtccatttttcttctagtTTTTTTGTCAAGGATTTCTAATTCTTCAGTGGTGTAATCTTTTAAAGATTCTGGGATTTCATCCTTTGAAACAAATAGTGGgattgcttcttcttcaaaatctcCTTTAATATCATCCACATTTTGTAGGGATGAATCTTCATCCTTAGAGGACAAATGAACAGTTAAATCATACTTTGAAGAGTCCTCGACGTGACTGATTTCATTTCTCTTTTTagaatcatcatcatcaaatgaTTCGATCATTGTTATTATCTTAAATggatttctttaatttattaaaaGCTAAATGGAATTGATGTCGCTGAGATTATTCGAGTTTAAATAGAATTGTTACCCAAATGtgtgaaagaaattgacgctcaattatttattgattattttttctaCTTAACAGTAAACTGAAGGTCTGGAGATCAAACTTATCcatgaaaaaaatgtgaCGcttttatatgtttttcaTAATCAGAATCAATCTAGCAAGAAAATGTATGTTCAGCCTAGAAAAGAGAGTATTGGCTGGGTTTAGATTAGCACTATAGACCCCACCCCCAACTAAATTTTACTCTGCCAAAGATGCAAACACTATAATCTCGAGGGTCATAGGCTGTTATTTCCGCTagctttgaaaaaattagaTATGCTACCccacattattttttaataaattGTTGGACATTATTAGATTTCTGTCCTGTTTCGAGAAATAGTATTACCAATACGTTGCATAATTCTAGAAAATGAACGGTAATTGTGAAAGAAGATATGAGATTTAGACAGTCTTCACATTACTTCAGTCCTGACTTCCACACTCTCCAAAGCTAAAGTTAAAGAAGAACTACGAAAGAATCTTGATGgatattttgttattgaaaacaCCCTGGTATTTTCTTGTGAATCTATAGTACCGATCATAGTTTCCCCTGTTGGAGTCAACGTGAAGTCAAGGTGTACTTATTTTAGAAAGTTGATTGAGCAAATCTACCAGACAAGATACGCTCAAACAACTGGCGCTCAAGCAGTCGCGAATCATTTAGCAGTGAGAATTCTAAAACAAATGCTCGGAAAAACTCCTATCCAACGCTGGTCACTGATGTCCCAAGAAAAATCGATCTTACTTATGGAGACTGTCGCCGTTCAATGACTATTATGAACAATAGTGTGTGTGATATCACATACATTATTGTCCGGAAGGGCTGTAGCAATGCATCACTGTGACCATGGGTAGATATGGTTGCACATAGATGGTATCCTACaactaataaaatatcGATAGTAAGTCGATAATTCGGGTTTGCTGGTGGGGCAATACAGACTCACGATTACATGTTAAATTGGTGGGGAACTGAACCTCTACGTTTGTGTGGTTTGTCCTTTTTAGTAGCACTTCGCAGTGATAGTGAATGAGATGTGAGAGCCCCAGTAAAGGTTACTGATTCAGATAGACTTTTGGTAAATATTAACAATCCTGTCTTATGAATACAtaaaaattgttttgtaGGGTCCTTTTTGTTGGGTGTGATTATAGCAGAAGTTTAATCTCCAGTACAACTAAACTAgtaaagaaatttgaacaTCTTGGCCATACATAGGGGGTAGTACTTTTGATAACATGCAATGTTAAGTGTTGTCACTTCGATTCTACCAGGCTTTCTACATATTTAAGTTTGACTCAATCCATAAATGCGGGGTATGGATATATCAATTATGTAAACTCATGTTGTACAGCGGCGACACAATTTGGTGTAGCTACCGAGGTGGGGCCGCATGAAATAGAGATATTGACTTATGTGGAAAAACTCAAGAATAATTTTTAACTGGGGAAAATAGCGATACAAAGGGGTAATATTTTTTCCGATGGATTTAATATTCCGTAGGGCCTATTCTGTTGGGTCAAGATATTCCAGATCAGAATCTAGGAGATCACTACCattttttcacaaaattGTGCCTTTTACAATACCCCCAACATCATCAATGAGATAAATGTGTGCCCAGAGGATCGCAGTCTTTTGCCAGGTTTTTCCGAGTTCTCGGAATAATTATAGGCAAATGAGCCAAATGACGAAAGAAATCCTAATCCAAAGCGGATGATCATGAAAATAATGTGGGGAAATGATGGATGTATTGTCTATTTTTCAAGGGAGGCtgtttattattgtttttctgTGAATACACTTTTCTGCTAGTTAGCAATACAGCTCTTGTGTTCTACActaaataaaacaaaaagtaTACAACATGTAATTGCCAAAGTTAGTTCATACTTAGTGTTCGCTATCTTATGTAGTTGGTATTAGGTACATGAAATAAACATAGTTTGGTCTAAATAGAACTAGACCCTAGCATATCCAAAATTAGAGCGTTCGCAACTATAGTAAGTAGTATATCCAATTAAAACTTCATAATATTCTCTTAGTATTTTCACAGTGGGGTCTTTCTCTCTGATTAATCTGAAATTATTTACCCCTTGTTTTTAAATCTGTAGAACCAGTATGGTGTTGGGACTTATTCTAGATATTGTTGTAGTAGGAATGGTACCTAATTGCAAGTATCGATCAAAATTTGTTGCACAGTTAATGGGCatcataataaatttgCACACCCCCTATGGGTACTGCTGTAGCCATATTTAGCGAAAGCCAATGAACATTGAAGGAACAACCTttaaagataatattttctcttgaTTGTAGTAGCTGAACTTTTTGGACATTTTAGTCAACGCGTAAAAGCAGCCATAGTTAATGGAATTCCAGCTAGCCCGATATGAATTGGCAAACAAATGCTCATGATTTCACATTTAGTTAAGCCTGTTATCTATATGGGGTAACATTCAGAGATCAAACGACAGTGAGACTACAATATCTATCCTATAAAGTCATAGTGCTATTTTTCTAGTGTAAGAACTGCTACATGTATTCTCTGATGAACTTGTATTTTACAATTTAAAGACTTTCGTTGTAACGTTTGTCTGATAATACCAATGCAATTATTCAATTGACTTTTGCTCAGTGTTGATTATAACTCCATCTAGACAA
It includes:
- the FET4 gene encoding Fet4p (CAGL0F00187g~Ortholog(s) have Golgi apparatus, cell division site, cell tip localization), which gives rise to MGKVGEFFGHPGRRPMFRHRANIPVIKSDCEYEESCNEKNDPKNDETICRVDSFNNSSSDSSLNDVHLQDDGNILTTHNFTGLSTSRTDKVLDWMVMVAGSQFMFFLIWIILIIWIVTGIIYNGPFNWQVVMQDGQSIQCYVWDTLLMRQQLNSTHEQILIISDIRSRLASFSGFFERLSFACIKGSKESDVDTTAQGVDESSNKSDINCDCEDKNETTEFIKTGELPVENWYDNLCTKASYIIGSIPMMIAFWLGVMVWIVCGIIPKDAGNSPPFTGETTGSNPKLKKFSDTWQMYINTAVAVSLLICSTFLQNIRARHDKFIAKFLLQIYDLEHEIDTKLRTALNDYDTLHPIIEVAPVKRSKLEVIIDWYADVIGTGIGVVVAIIVFGVWIGIGQPLHWNDNWWLIIGTYTGLVGFLDGYIIRQVYFKIIQHEENNFQMLADEDMALFQRYNIPCEDEYFGIKGPVKMNWNLKISTYINYLCASQWSVVCSVLIILGLIGAASGLKWSTTGQLIANTPTMIIEEFFLIVLIQAHNEADLERRKEVTALYMRRKLLLNYVKKELGISH
- a CDS encoding uncharacterized protein (CAGL0F00209g~Has domain(s) with predicted role in transmembrane transport and integral component of membrane localization), with translation MIESFDDDDSKKRNEISHVEDSSKYDLTVHLSSKDEDSSLQNVDDIKGDFEEEAIPLFVSKDEIPESLKDYTTEELEILDKKTRRKMDLRILIMLCWIYICNYLDRSNIASARLGGLEEDLHLSSQQYQTAISILFVGYITMQIPCNIILNRLGRPSVFLSVIMTAWGIVSTCTGAVQSYGGLLAIRVILGFVESGFFGCSLYYLSCWYTKKELGLRNSILYSGSLISGAFSGLISAGIIEHMDGTRGLRAWRWCFIIEGAITVGTVPLAYFILPDNPDNSKFLTETERDLVMWKLRMEVGDSDSDKEMLGESGHNSFWYALKLALTDTKVWLLTGCLTFLVAAAGVTNFFPSVVKTLNYGRIKTLCLTAPPYLIAIITTFGWSWHSDRTGERFWHIVCPLFIALAAFIIAVSTLNTGARYFAMCLMPTGLYCSYTIIISWMSSSVPRPPLKRAIALSVMNCVCNSTSIWNAYLYPLSNAPRYVIAFSSNCGFIAASICCAVLMRLYLLHLNRKIKNGTMDWFKEFGNDGSKVKNFQYPV